Below is a window of Myroides profundi DNA.
AAAGTTACTTTTGTGAACGACTGTGTAGGAAGTACAGTTAAGGAAGCTATCGCAGCTAGTAAAGCTGGAGATATCATCTTATTAGAGAATCTACGTTTCTACGCAGAGGAAGAAAAAGGTGATGAAGGGTTCTCAAAACAATTAGCGGAGTTAGCTGATTTTTATGTGAATGATGCTTTTGGTACTGCACATAGAGCACATGCTTCTACTACTATCGTAGCGAAGTACTTTGCTGATAAAAAATGCTTTGGTTATTTATTAGCTAAAGAGATAGAGAGTTTAAATAAGGTATTGAATAGTACTGATAAGCCTGTTACAGCTGTATTAGGTGGTTCTAAAGTATCTTCTAAAATTACGATTATAGAGAATATCTTAGATAAGATAGATCACATGATTATCGGTGGAGGGATGACTTTTACGTTTATTAAAGCTCTAGGTGGTAAGATCGGTAATTCTATCTGCGAAGATGATAAGCTAGAGTTAGCTTTAGATATCTTGAAAAAAGCGAAAGAGAAGAATGTACAAGTGCACTTACCTGTGGATATTTTGGCTGCTGATGCATTCGCTGCTGATGCAAATGTACAAGTGGTAGCTGCTAATGAAATTCCTGATGGATGGCAAGGTTTAGACGTAGGTCCTAAGACATTAGAAAGCTTAAAACCTGTGGTAGCTGAGTCAAAAATCATCTTGTGGAATGGTCCTTTAGGAGTATTCGAGATGGAGAAATTCGCGAATGGTACGATCGAGTTAGGTAACTTCATTGCTGAAGCTACTAAGAACGGTACTTTTTCATTAGTAGGAGGTGGAGACTCTGTAGCTGCTGTAAAACAGTTTGGTCTAGCGCCTAAGATGAGTTATGTTTCTACTGGAGGTGGAGCAATGTTGGAAATGTTGGAAGGTCAAGTATTACCTGGAATTAAAGCAATACAAGAATAATAGTAGGTCCCTATGCTTATATATATAAGCATAGGGATTTTATAATACATAGCGCGATGAATTACAAAGTATTAACTTTATTAGCATGCGGTCTTTTTTCGTACTCAGTCATGGGACAGAATGAGCCTAGTACGCTTACAGAAGTATCAAAGAAAGAAATGAGCCCAGAGGTGTATCTGGACTCTATTAAAAAGACATTCGTTAACCATGCTAGTAGTGCCTCTATAGAGAAGCGCTGGTTGAATGAGTTATTGAACCAAGATTTATTTAATGAGCTAGAGAACGAGTTAGCTGATGCAAACTTTGACGAAGGAGATGTTCGTTTTGATGAATTACCTACTGAGCTTTTAAAAGAACGTTTAAAACGATTAAATGAGAAAACACCTTTTAATGTTGAATACAATGAAACATTAGAGCGAGTGATTAAATCATTTTTAAAGAATAGAAAACGTTCTTTTGAGAGGTTATTAGGCTTATCAGAATACTATTTCCCAATGTTTGAGGAGCAATTAGCAAAACAAAATGTTCCTTTAGAGGTTAAGTATTTATCTATAGTGGAATCTGCACTTAACCCTGTAGCTCGTTCTAGAGTGGGAGCTACAGGTCTATGGCAATTCATGTATCCTACAGGTAAACAATATAATCTAGAAGTAACTTCTTATATAGATGATCGTATAGATCCATTAAAGTCATCTGAGGCTGCTGCTAAGTTTTTGTCAGACTTGTATGGTATGTTTGGTGATTGGGATTTAGTGTTAGCATCTTATAATGCTGGACCAGGTAACGTTAGTAAAGCGATTCGTCGTTCTAATGGATATACGAATTACTGGAATATTAGACCAAATCTTCCACGTGAAACACAAAACTATTTGCCTGCGTTCTATGCTACTATGTATATTTTTGAATATGCAAAAGAGCATGGTATCACGTCTAAAAAGGCACCTATAAAGGTAGTAGAGACTGATACAATAGCGATTAAGAAAACAATGTCTTTTGACCAAATCGCTAATTTATTAGATGTATCTAAAGAAGAAATAGAGTTCTTAAACCCAACGTATAAGTTACAAGTGATTCCTTATGATAGTGGTAAACTGAACTTCTTAAGACTACCTGTAAAGAAAATAGGTTTAATGGCTTCTAATGAGGAGAAGATGTATGCTTATGTAGACTTCGTAGATTCTAAAAAAGAACAGCCTAACTATGCTGTAGTTGCAGAGTCTATAGTAGAAAGTAGCTCTGTTAATCCGCGTTATCATACGATACGCAAG
It encodes the following:
- a CDS encoding lytic transglycosylase domain-containing protein gives rise to the protein MNYKVLTLLACGLFSYSVMGQNEPSTLTEVSKKEMSPEVYLDSIKKTFVNHASSASIEKRWLNELLNQDLFNELENELADANFDEGDVRFDELPTELLKERLKRLNEKTPFNVEYNETLERVIKSFLKNRKRSFERLLGLSEYYFPMFEEQLAKQNVPLEVKYLSIVESALNPVARSRVGATGLWQFMYPTGKQYNLEVTSYIDDRIDPLKSSEAAAKFLSDLYGMFGDWDLVLASYNAGPGNVSKAIRRSNGYTNYWNIRPNLPRETQNYLPAFYATMYIFEYAKEHGITSKKAPIKVVETDTIAIKKTMSFDQIANLLDVSKEEIEFLNPTYKLQVIPYDSGKLNFLRLPVKKIGLMASNEEKMYAYVDFVDSKKEQPNYAVVAESIVESSSVNPRYHTIRKGESVGTIANKYGISVAQLKKLNNMKGNVIYPGKKLVVGKKAVAQASGGTKNNFYTVQRGDSLSSISKKFAGVTVSKLKSLNNMKDSDDIRPGMKLRLN
- a CDS encoding phosphoglycerate kinase, encoding MKSIDSFDFKDQKVLVRVDFNVPLDENFNVTDTNRIEAAKPTIEKIVKEGGVAILMSHLGRPKGERNDKYSLRHIVAKTEEILGHKVTFVNDCVGSTVKEAIAASKAGDIILLENLRFYAEEEKGDEGFSKQLAELADFYVNDAFGTAHRAHASTTIVAKYFADKKCFGYLLAKEIESLNKVLNSTDKPVTAVLGGSKVSSKITIIENILDKIDHMIIGGGMTFTFIKALGGKIGNSICEDDKLELALDILKKAKEKNVQVHLPVDILAADAFAADANVQVVAANEIPDGWQGLDVGPKTLESLKPVVAESKIILWNGPLGVFEMEKFANGTIELGNFIAEATKNGTFSLVGGGDSVAAVKQFGLAPKMSYVSTGGGAMLEMLEGQVLPGIKAIQE